A region from the Diadema setosum chromosome 17, eeDiaSeto1, whole genome shotgun sequence genome encodes:
- the LOC140240906 gene encoding uncharacterized protein yields MQCMGLPGRSTYFPVWNTSTPSCREARKETNDDEWEDVNISIKPTQSMQNTSNGHRPTIQVLTSFGETTVTVTSSTHTEPDTELDEMNFITYILGTLLGVVFAVLVILSMIMAWWKHQKKRHWRSQTSHQSNVHPNGGQLQMNPIDISVQEPITTDHTVLSDATNPSATTAGSFLPHILGNTVGDRGGHLGHTSHIYQDAEEIDEGLSTFISINRDFPCTVPDESHINTGIGTSLTSMNIPSDNEYCGLQETSLDQPACAYGDDNDYQDVELCKSDGMMNGAIRSTGKACLFDDSYYNSLTLFHDSSEMPTESEYDHLNHAFPDDRTGSRNPGLSPIGQTSQHKIYPDRKYSKPCSSKDAIKAMPSEDVFYYQLNPEQQSDTDTNKQPRCPDAFDSGDYSLLNPEKDFANALCSKMIEGDSINDCYDTEIQNPESFTSRSQTREDMYATVNKTVGNISIVEPPPCEELYAQVDKTRGASRVESEPTMQEEIYMNYTNM; encoded by the exons ATGCAGTGTATGGGACTACCAGGGCGGTCGACCTACTTCCCTGTTTGGAACACTTCAACTCCGTCTTGCCGTGAAGCCAGAAAGGAGACAAACG ACGATGAGTGGGAAGATGTCAACATCAGCATAAAGCCCACACAAAGTATGCAAAACACGTCTAATG GGCATAGACCGACGATTCAAGTTCTGACGTCATTTGGAGAGACAACAGTTACTGTAACTTCTTCGACAC ATACCGAACCAGATACCGAACTTGATGAGATGAATTTTATTACTTACATCCTGGGAACCCTTCTTGGTGTTGTTTTCGCCGTGCTTGTCATACTGTCCATGATAATGGCTTGGTGGAAACATCAAAAGAAAAG ACATTGGAGATCCCAAACCTCGCATCAGTCAAATGTTCACCCAAATGGCGGGCAGCTTCAGATGAATCCCATCGACATTTCTGTACAAGAGCCAATCACGACGGATCATACCGTTTTGTCGGACGCTACCAATCCCAGTGCTACAACAGCTGGTAGCTTTTTGCCTCATATTCTGGGCAACACCGTCGGAGACAGAGGGGGCCATCTCGGGCACACTAGTCACATCTACCAAGATGCTGAAGAGATAGACGAGGGGCTTTCTACCTTTATCAGCATAAATCGTGACTTCCCTTGTACAGTTCCTGACGAAAGTCACATAAATACCGGCATCGGCACTTCTTTGACCTCAATGAATATTCCTTCTGATAATGAATATTGTGGCCTGCAGGAGACATCGCTGGACCAACCAGCGTGTGCTTATGGAGATGATAATGACTACCAGGATGTAGAACTTTGTAAATCGGACGGGATGATGAATGGTGCCATTAGATCCACTGGTAAAGCGTGCTTGTTTGATGACAGTTATTACAATTCACTGACGTTATTTCACGATTCATCCGAAATGCCTACAGAAAGCGAGTACGATCACCTCAATCATGCTTTCCCTGACGACAGAACAGGAAGTCGCAACCCTGGTCTGTCACCTATTGGTCAAACTTCACAGCATAAGATCTACCCTGACAGAAAATATAGTAAGCCCTGTTCCAGCAAGGATGCCATAAAAGCCATGCCTTCTGAAGACGTCTTCTACTATCAACTGAATCCGGAGCAACAAAGTGACACTGATACCAACAAGCAACCGCGATGTCCTGATGCCTTCGACTCCGGAGATTATAGTCTGTTGAATCCTGAAAAAGACTTCGCCAATGCTCTTTGTTCCAAGATGATAGAAGGGGACAGCATCAATGATTGTTACGACACCGAGATTCAGAACCCGGAGAGTTTTACGTCAAGATCCCAAACCCGAGAGGACATGTACGCGACGGTGAACAAAACAGTAGGTAACATTTCGATCGTAGAACCGCCACCGTGTGAGGAGCTCTATGCACAGGTGGATAAAACACGAGGAGCTTCTAGGGTTGAGTCAGAGCCAACGATGCAGGAAGAAATCTATATGAACTACACTAATATGTAG